The following coding sequences are from one Nicotiana tabacum cultivar K326 chromosome 1, ASM71507v2, whole genome shotgun sequence window:
- the LOC107765717 gene encoding RING-H2 finger protein ATL29-like: MSPSSVENSSSLTTYASPPITIIFTIILLGIFFVGFFSIFFCRCFMQNLLYTWHLRHSPTGTPIDPRISANIQGLDPLIIKSYPTFTYSSVKDYRRETYGLECAICLVEFDDNSLLRLVTSCNHVYHQDCIDLWLESHKTCPVCRASLDSPKMLQKRSHTMTNNVMHDINEDESLDEDTLSIVIQDDNKEESGCDGHGSGNSKTAACGTRESVDIRNKVEKFSRSHSTGHSIVRAREVEDRFTLRLPEHVRANIIKGHNSTKSCTTFGEYKSKTSTGNGGFGEV; this comes from the coding sequence ATGTCGCCGAGCTCTGTCGAAAACTCATCATCACTAACAACATATGCCTCTCCACCAATAACAATAATCTTCACAATCATCCTCCTTGGGATATTTTTCGTAggttttttctctattttcttttgtAGATGTTTCATGCAAAATCTACTATATACATGGCATTTACGACATAGTCCTACCGGAACTCCAATTGACCCTAGGATTTCAGCAAATATTCAAGGCCTTGATCCCTTGATTATTAAATCTTATCCAACATTTACCTATTCAAGTGTTAAAGATTATCGAAGAGAAACGTATGGGCTTGAATGTGCCATTTGTTTGGTCGAGTTCGATGACAATAGCCTGCTGCGTCTTGTAACGTCATGTAACCATGTGTATCATCAAGATTGCATTGATCTTTGGCTTGAATCGCACAAGACATGTCCTGTATGCCGTGCAAGCCTCGACTCGCCTAAAATGCTACAAAAAAGGTCACATACAATGACgaataatgtcatgcatgacattaaCGAGGACGAATCACTGGATGAAGATACATTGAGCATTGTAATCCAAGATGATAATAAAGAAGAAAGTGGATGTGATGGGCACGGAAGTGGGAATTCGAAAACGGCCGCTTGTGGTACACGAGAAAGCGTTGATATACGAAATAAAGTAGAAAAGTTTTCAAGGTCGCATTCGACGGGGCACTCAATAGTTAGGGCTAGAGAAGTTGAAGATAGGTTTACTTTGAGATTACCTGAACATGTGAGGGCAAATATAATAAAGGGACATAATTCAACTAAAAGTTGCACGACTTTTGGAGAATACAAAAGCAAAACATCCACTGGAAATGGTGGTTTTGGTGAAGTTTAA